Proteins from one Triticum aestivum cultivar Chinese Spring chromosome 7A, IWGSC CS RefSeq v2.1, whole genome shotgun sequence genomic window:
- the LOC123147639 gene encoding protein TRACHEARY ELEMENT DIFFERENTIATION-RELATED 7A, whose amino-acid sequence MAFNPNPPGLGFPFPFFPPPNTYAPPNNFGPRPPPSPFGPRPPPRPQAPPPPRQPAPPVQPPPRPQAPPPPRQPAPPIRPPPPPHRAPPPPTQPPPRRAPPPPTQPPPPPRRAPPPPPPRRAPPPPSPPPPRRAPPPPSPPIRPPPPRPLAPPPPHISPPTPPPSPPHHMVIIVVFVSLGGLLLLACLAAFCLHKKKKRKTERRAEVLNFSDHVHVHKSAMSGPGGSKAVRLTVDEDVKFQEVVKESEAVDKESGTATAGNHNAWMWNKKQKSKAKQDSEVINATGHIHVDEKIESGPHGEKIEVLSEDEDIRFEEADNKEKSSAKSKARVTKF is encoded by the coding sequence atggctttcaacccaaaccCTCCAGGCCTCGGCTTCCCCTTCCCCTTCTTCCCTCCACCCAACACCTACGCTCCTCCAAACAATTTCGGTCCAAGGCCGCCACCAAGCCCTTTCGGTCCAAGGCCGCCGCCACGCCCTCAAGCGCCGCCACCGCCACGACAGCCTGCGCCACCCGTTCAACCCCCGCCGCGCCCTCAAGCCCCACCACCACCACGGCAGCCTGCGCCACCCATTCGACCCCCGCCGCCTCCACACCGTGCTCCCCCGCCACCAACCCAGCCTCCTCCACGCCGTGCTCCACCTCCGCCAACTCAGCCCCCACCTCCACCCCGGcgtgcgccaccgccgccgccgccgcgccgtgctCCACCTCCACCCTCACCACCGCCACCTCGTCGTGCTCCACCCCCACCATCACCGCCCATTCGCCCACCTCCACCACGCCCACTAGCCCCACCTCCACCACATATCAGCCCGCCAACACCTCCacctagccctccacaccacatgGTCATCATCGTGGTGTTCGTCTCCCTAGGCGGGCTCCTCCTGCTTGCATGCCTAGCTGCCTTCTGCTTgcacaagaaaaagaagaggaagacaGAAAGGAGGGCAGAGGTACTGAACTTCAGCGACCATGTCCATGTCCACAAATCGGCCATGTCAGGGCCTGGGGGATCCAAGGCCGTCAGGCTGACAGTTGACGAGGACGTCAAGTTCCAAGAGGTGGTTAAGGAATCAGAGGCCGTCGACAAAGAGTCGGGCACAGCCACAGCAGGAAACCACAACGCTTGGATGTGGAACAAGAAACAGAAGAGCAAAGCAAAGCAGGATTCAGAGGTCATCAACGCCACCGGACACATCCATGTTGATGAGAAGATCGAGTCAGGGCCCCACGGCGAGAAGATTGAGGTCCTTTCAGAAGATGAAGATATCAGGTTTGAAGAGGCAGACAACAAAGAAAAATCATCTGCAAAATCAAAGGCACGCGTTACCAAGTTCTAA
- the LOC123147638 gene encoding chromatin assembly factor 1 subunit FAS2 homolog isoform X1, which yields MRGGTVQINWHDLQPVLTLDFHPVSRRLATGGGDHDIKIWAIASDESEEKLPTASYVSSLSSHSSAVNVLRFSPSGENLASGADGGGIILWTLHSTDDGEAWKIHKSLLFHRKDVLDLQWSSDGSYLVSASVDNSCIIWDANKGVVQQMLEGHLHYVQGVAWDPLGQYIASLSSDRTCKIYANKPQGKSKNTEKMNFVCQHTLVKAELQNHDESKPPVKTHLFHDETLPSFFRRLAWSPDGSFLVLPAGLCKYSSEVINTAYILSRRDLSRPAIQLPGASKAIVAVRFCPIVFTLRGSQSGLFKLPYRAVFAVATFNSLYVYDTESAAPILIHAGLHYAAITDIAWSPDAKYLSLSSRDGYCTIIEFENEELGQPHALSGKKEVTEGNVTCRNTKPPTVDSMEVDVSTRKIKKSGSPVGTVTPPPVLAENSTLRMKEGNVACEHAKPKADSMDVDVGASKAKTEASPMSVEVTPPPVSAQKSASSKPTKKRITPIAIN from the exons ATGCGCGGCGGCACGGTGCAGATCAACTGGCACGACCTGCAGCCGGTGCTCACCCTCGACTTCCACCCCGTATCCCGCCGCCTCGCCaccggcggcggagaccacgacaTCAAG ATCTGGGCGATAGCGTCGGATGAGTCGGAGGAGAAGCTCCCCACCGCTTCCTACGTCAGCAGCCTCTCGTCTCACAGCTCCGCCGTCAATGTTCTCCGCTTCTCTCCTTCTG GTGAAAATCTGGCGTCCGGTGCTGATG GTGGTGGTATTATCCTTTGGACATTGCACTCCACTGATGATGGCGAGGCTTGGAAAATACACAAATCCTTATT GTTCCATCGCAAGGATGTTCTTGACCTGCAGTGGTCGAGTGATGGGTCATACCTTGTTTCTGCTTCAGTTGACAACAGTTGCATAATATGGGATGCTAATAAAG GTGTGGTGCAACAGATGTTGGAAGGCCATTTGCATTATGTTCAGGGGGTGGCATGGGATCCTCTGGGTCAATATATTGCCTCTTTGAGCTCTGACAGAACTTGTAAAATTTATGCAAACAAGCCTCAAGGCAAATCCAAGAATACAGAGAAGATGAACTTTGTTTGCCAGCATACACTAGTGAAGGCAGAACTTCAAAATCATGACGAGTCTAAG CCACCAGTTAAAACTCATTTGTTTCATGATGAGACATTACCATCTTTCTTCCGGAGGCTGGCATGGTCACCGGATGGGTCTTTTCTGGTACTGCCAGCAG GCCTGTGCAAATACTCATCTGAAGTGATCAACACTGCCTATATTTTGTCAAGGAGAGACTTGTCAAG GCCTGCAATACAACTCCCTGGTGCAAGTAAAGCTATAGTAGCAGTTCGTTTTTGCCCTATTGTTTTCACCCTACGTGGTTCTCAATCAG GTTTATTCAAGCTTCCTTACCGAGCTGTTTTTGCCGTTGCCACTTTCAACTCTCTGTATGTCTATGACACCGAAAGTGCTGCTCCAATTCTAATACATGCTGGTCTACATTATGCCGCCATTACGGATATTGCATG GTCTCCTGATGCGAAGTACTTGTCATTGTCATCACGAGATGGTTACTGCACTATTATTGAGTTTGAGAATGAGGAACTAGGGCAGCCACATGCCCTCTCAG GAAAAAAGGAAGTTACAGAGGGAAATGTCACATGCAGAAATACCAAGCCACCAACAGTAGATAGCATGGAAGTTGATGTCAGTACCCGCAAAATTAAGAAGTCAGGCAGCCCCGTGGGTACAGTGACACCTCCACCAGTGTTGGCCGAAAATAGCACATTGA GAATGAAGGAAGGAAATGTGGCCTGTGAACATGCAAAGCCAAAGGCAGACAGCATGGACGTTGATGTTGGTGCCAGCAAAGCTAAGACGGAAGCCAGTCCTATGTCTGTAGAGGTGACACCGCCACCAGTGTCAGCCCAGAAGAGTGCATCGAGTAAGCCTACTAAGAAGCGAATTACTCCTATTGCAATTAACTAA
- the LOC123147638 gene encoding chromatin assembly factor 1 subunit FAS2 homolog isoform X2: MRGGTVQINWHDLQPVLTLDFHPVSRRLATGGGDHDIKIWAIASDESEEKLPTASYVSSLSSHSSAVNVLRFSPSGENLASGADGGGIILWTLHSTDDGEAWKIHKSLLFHRKDVLDLQWSSDGSYLVSASVDNSCIIWDANKGVVQQMLEGHLHYVQGVAWDPLGQYIASLSSDRTCKIYANKPQGKSKNTEKMNFVCQHTLVKAELQNHDESKPPVKTHLFHDETLPSFFRRLAWSPDGSFLVLPAGLCKYSSEVINTAYILSRRDLSRPAIQLPGASKAIVAVRFCPIVFTLRGSQSEGLFKLPYRAVFAVATFNSLYVYDTESAAPILIHAGLHYAAITDIAWSPDAKYLSLSSRDGYCTIIEFENEELGQPHALSGKKEVTEGNVTCRNTKPPTVDSMEVDVSTRKIKKSGSPVGTVTPPPVLAENSTLRMKEGNVACEHAKPKADSMDVDVGASKAKTEASPMSVEVTPPPVSAQKSASSKPTKKRITPIAIN; encoded by the exons ATGCGCGGCGGCACGGTGCAGATCAACTGGCACGACCTGCAGCCGGTGCTCACCCTCGACTTCCACCCCGTATCCCGCCGCCTCGCCaccggcggcggagaccacgacaTCAAG ATCTGGGCGATAGCGTCGGATGAGTCGGAGGAGAAGCTCCCCACCGCTTCCTACGTCAGCAGCCTCTCGTCTCACAGCTCCGCCGTCAATGTTCTCCGCTTCTCTCCTTCTG GTGAAAATCTGGCGTCCGGTGCTGATG GTGGTGGTATTATCCTTTGGACATTGCACTCCACTGATGATGGCGAGGCTTGGAAAATACACAAATCCTTATT GTTCCATCGCAAGGATGTTCTTGACCTGCAGTGGTCGAGTGATGGGTCATACCTTGTTTCTGCTTCAGTTGACAACAGTTGCATAATATGGGATGCTAATAAAG GTGTGGTGCAACAGATGTTGGAAGGCCATTTGCATTATGTTCAGGGGGTGGCATGGGATCCTCTGGGTCAATATATTGCCTCTTTGAGCTCTGACAGAACTTGTAAAATTTATGCAAACAAGCCTCAAGGCAAATCCAAGAATACAGAGAAGATGAACTTTGTTTGCCAGCATACACTAGTGAAGGCAGAACTTCAAAATCATGACGAGTCTAAG CCACCAGTTAAAACTCATTTGTTTCATGATGAGACATTACCATCTTTCTTCCGGAGGCTGGCATGGTCACCGGATGGGTCTTTTCTGGTACTGCCAGCAG GCCTGTGCAAATACTCATCTGAAGTGATCAACACTGCCTATATTTTGTCAAGGAGAGACTTGTCAAG GCCTGCAATACAACTCCCTGGTGCAAGTAAAGCTATAGTAGCAGTTCGTTTTTGCCCTATTGTTTTCACCCTACGTGGTTCTCAATCAG AAGGTTTATTCAAGCTTCCTTACCGAGCTGTTTTTGCCGTTGCCACTTTCAACTCTCTGTATGTCTATGACACCGAAAGTGCTGCTCCAATTCTAATACATGCTGGTCTACATTATGCCGCCATTACGGATATTGCATG GTCTCCTGATGCGAAGTACTTGTCATTGTCATCACGAGATGGTTACTGCACTATTATTGAGTTTGAGAATGAGGAACTAGGGCAGCCACATGCCCTCTCAG GAAAAAAGGAAGTTACAGAGGGAAATGTCACATGCAGAAATACCAAGCCACCAACAGTAGATAGCATGGAAGTTGATGTCAGTACCCGCAAAATTAAGAAGTCAGGCAGCCCCGTGGGTACAGTGACACCTCCACCAGTGTTGGCCGAAAATAGCACATTGA GAATGAAGGAAGGAAATGTGGCCTGTGAACATGCAAAGCCAAAGGCAGACAGCATGGACGTTGATGTTGGTGCCAGCAAAGCTAAGACGGAAGCCAGTCCTATGTCTGTAGAGGTGACACCGCCACCAGTGTCAGCCCAGAAGAGTGCATCGAGTAAGCCTACTAAGAAGCGAATTACTCCTATTGCAATTAACTAA